The Dreissena polymorpha isolate Duluth1 chromosome 10, UMN_Dpol_1.0, whole genome shotgun sequence genome includes a region encoding these proteins:
- the LOC127846993 gene encoding sentrin-specific protease 1-like, translating to MYDLLMLPQCKGNNHWVLLVASVLSRTVTIYDSLGGNNKALFDLFCQFMCQRAQIVKDGLEKFSSEFKAPPCNKQRHGNSCGVFALMTAKCLVMKKHPTMLRQAHDSVYRD from the exons atgtatgatctacttatgctgccacaatgtaaaggcaacaatcactgggttttgctggttgcaagtgttttgtccaggactgtaaccatttacgactcgttgggtggtaacaacaaggccttgttcgatttgttctg ccagttcatgtgtcaacgagcgcaaattgtgaaagatggcttggaaaaattcagttcagagttcaaagcgccaccttgcaacaaacagcgccatggaaacagctgtggagtgtttgcattgatg actgccaaatgtttggtcatgaaaaagcatcccacaatgttgcgacaagcccatgattcagtttatcgagactag